One window of Chitinophagaceae bacterium genomic DNA carries:
- a CDS encoding nucleoside deaminase, with translation MDYLNRDDAFFMNEALKQAFIAESEDEVPVGAVIVHGNKIIAKAYNQVERLKDVTAHAEMLAITAASNFLGSKYLTDCKMYVTLEPCLMCATAIFWSKLEQTIYGAADNKKGFSTVSTNFQENEKIKFLENNACAEILKDFFKKKRNI, from the coding sequence ATGGATTATTTAAATCGGGATGATGCTTTTTTTATGAATGAAGCATTGAAACAAGCTTTTATAGCCGAAAGCGAAGATGAGGTACCGGTGGGTGCGGTAATAGTGCATGGGAATAAGATTATTGCCAAAGCCTACAATCAGGTAGAAAGATTAAAAGATGTCACAGCACATGCTGAGATGCTTGCTATTACAGCTGCCTCTAATTTTCTTGGTAGTAAATATTTAACGGATTGCAAAATGTATGTTACACTTGAACCATGTTTAATGTGTGCAACTGCTATCTTCTGGTCTAAATTAGAACAAACCATATATGGAGCAGCAGATAACAAAAAAGGATTTTCTACCGTGAGCACTAATTTTCAAGAAAATGAAAAGATAAAATTTTTAGAAAATAATGCTTGTGCAGAAATACT